In a genomic window of Virgibacillus sp. SK37:
- the pfkA gene encoding 6-phosphofructokinase — protein MKRIGVLTSGGDAPGMNAAIRAVVRKAIFHDLEVYGIKYGYQGLMEGNIFKMEVGSVGDIIHRGGTMLYSARSDEFKTPEGQARGIQQLEKFGIEGLIVIGGDGSFRGAQKLTERGYPCIGVPGTIDNDIAGTDFTIGFDTALNTVIEAIDKIRDTATSHERTYVIEVMGRDAGDLALWAGLADGAESILIPERKDDFSEVIQKLQRGRERGKKHSIIVLAEGVGSGFKYGERIHQATSLETRVTVLGHIQRGGSPTASDRVLASRLGAYAVDLLLAGKAGRTVGIQNNHLVDHDILEVLKKQHTINEDMYKLSQELSI, from the coding sequence ATGAAACGAATTGGAGTTCTAACTAGTGGTGGGGATGCTCCAGGTATGAATGCTGCTATTAGAGCAGTAGTCAGAAAAGCAATTTTTCATGATTTAGAAGTGTATGGTATAAAATATGGTTACCAAGGTCTTATGGAGGGAAATATCTTTAAAATGGAGGTAGGCTCTGTAGGTGATATTATTCACCGTGGTGGTACTATGCTCTATTCTGCCAGAAGTGATGAATTTAAAACGCCTGAGGGACAAGCACGGGGAATCCAACAACTGGAAAAGTTTGGAATAGAAGGGTTAATTGTCATTGGTGGTGACGGGAGTTTTCGCGGAGCCCAAAAGCTAACCGAGAGAGGTTATCCTTGTATAGGAGTTCCTGGAACAATTGATAATGATATAGCCGGGACTGATTTTACCATCGGCTTTGATACTGCACTAAACACTGTTATTGAAGCTATTGATAAAATCCGTGATACAGCTACCTCCCATGAAAGGACCTATGTAATAGAAGTTATGGGTCGCGATGCTGGTGATTTGGCTTTATGGGCCGGACTGGCAGATGGAGCAGAGAGTATACTTATTCCAGAAAGAAAGGATGATTTCTCGGAAGTCATTCAAAAGCTGCAACGAGGACGTGAAAGAGGCAAGAAGCATAGTATCATTGTACTTGCCGAAGGTGTTGGTTCCGGATTCAAGTACGGTGAACGTATTCATCAAGCAACAAGCCTGGAAACACGTGTAACCGTGCTAGGACACATTCAGCGAGGTGGTTCGCCCACTGCTTCTGACCGGGTGCTGGCCAGTAGGCTGGGAGCATATGCAGTTGATTTATTATTAGCTGGAAAAGCCGGTAGAACCGTTGGTATTCAAAACAATCATTTAGTTGATCACGACATCCTCGAAGTGTTGAAAAAACAACATACAATTAATGAAGACATGTACAAGTTATCACAAGAGCTTTCGATCTAA
- the pyk gene encoding pyruvate kinase has product MRNTKIVCTIGPASESVEKLEKLIEAGMNVARLNFSHGDFEEHGARIQNIRQAAENTGKTVAILLDTKGPEIRTGNFKNGQAEIERNSTVYVAMKETEGTAERFSVTYEGLINDVHAGSKILLDDGLIELEVKEIDHENQELKTVALNSGLIKNKKGVNVPNVSVNLPGITDKDSKDIEFGIEQGIDFIAASFVRRPSDILEIQELLEKHDATHINIIPKIENQEGVDNIDSILEVSDGLMVARGDLGVEIPAEDVPLVQKRLIKKCNTAGKPVITATQMLDSMQRNPRPTRAEASDVANAIFDGTDAIMLSGETAAGEYPVESVQTMHNIAVKAETGLDHNSILKDRSKHVDMTITDAISQSVTHSAMNLAVSAIITPTESGHTARMISKYRPKAPIIAVTFSDIVNRRLSLVWGVQAVMGGKAHSTDEMLDIAIDRGLSTGLVEHGSRVIITAGVPVGESGTTNLMKVHVIGDIIAKGQGIGRRTAYGKAISAKNSKEAIEKLNEGDILVTYGTDRDMMPAIEKAGGIVTEEGGLTSHAAVVGLSLGIPVIVGVKDVFDTIEDGQDITIDGTKGDIYKGHTKVL; this is encoded by the coding sequence ATGAGAAATACCAAAATAGTATGTACGATTGGCCCAGCCTCTGAATCGGTAGAAAAATTAGAGAAGTTAATTGAGGCAGGTATGAATGTCGCCCGACTTAACTTTTCTCATGGAGATTTTGAGGAGCACGGAGCAAGAATTCAAAACATAAGGCAGGCTGCCGAAAACACAGGAAAAACGGTGGCAATTCTTTTGGATACAAAGGGACCGGAAATTAGAACTGGTAATTTCAAAAATGGCCAGGCGGAAATTGAGAGAAACAGTACTGTCTACGTAGCTATGAAAGAAACCGAGGGTACTGCAGAGCGATTTTCTGTGACATATGAAGGCCTAATAAATGATGTACATGCCGGTTCGAAAATACTTTTGGATGATGGATTAATTGAATTAGAGGTAAAAGAAATTGATCACGAAAACCAGGAGTTAAAAACCGTAGCTTTAAATAGTGGGTTAATTAAAAATAAAAAAGGTGTTAATGTACCAAACGTGTCGGTTAATTTACCTGGGATTACAGACAAAGATTCCAAGGATATTGAGTTTGGAATCGAGCAAGGCATTGACTTTATTGCTGCTTCATTTGTGAGACGCCCATCTGATATTCTTGAAATACAGGAGTTGCTTGAAAAGCATGATGCTACTCATATTAACATTATACCTAAGATTGAGAACCAGGAGGGTGTTGATAATATAGATAGTATCCTGGAAGTAAGTGATGGCTTGATGGTTGCACGAGGTGACCTAGGTGTTGAGATTCCTGCGGAAGATGTGCCATTAGTCCAAAAAAGGTTAATTAAAAAATGCAATACGGCAGGTAAGCCAGTTATTACCGCTACTCAAATGCTTGATTCCATGCAAAGAAACCCTCGTCCTACTAGAGCGGAGGCTTCCGATGTAGCTAACGCTATTTTTGACGGAACAGACGCCATTATGCTTTCAGGGGAAACAGCAGCAGGAGAATATCCTGTAGAGTCTGTGCAAACAATGCATAATATTGCAGTAAAGGCAGAAACGGGGCTTGATCACAATTCCATCCTAAAGGACCGGTCAAAACATGTAGACATGACCATTACCGATGCGATTAGCCAATCTGTAACACATTCAGCTATGAATTTAGCAGTGAGTGCGATAATTACTCCAACGGAAAGTGGACATACAGCTCGGATGATTTCAAAATATAGACCGAAAGCTCCAATTATTGCTGTCACTTTTTCCGATATCGTTAACCGCAGACTATCTTTGGTGTGGGGCGTGCAAGCTGTCATGGGAGGTAAAGCTCACTCGACTGATGAAATGCTTGATATAGCAATTGACCGTGGATTAAGTACCGGGTTGGTAGAACACGGAAGCCGAGTAATCATTACAGCTGGTGTGCCTGTAGGAGAAAGTGGTACAACTAATCTTATGAAAGTTCATGTGATCGGTGATATTATTGCAAAAGGTCAAGGTATTGGCAGACGTACTGCTTATGGAAAAGCAATTAGTGCTAAAAACAGTAAAGAAGCCATCGAGAAGTTGAACGAAGGAGATATTCTCGTTACCTATGGCACAGATCGTGACATGATGCCTGCTATAGAAAAAGCAGGAGGTATTGTTACGGAAGAAGGCGGGCTAACCTCCCATGCGGCAGTGGTTGGTTTGAGTTTGGGTATCCCAGTCATTGTTGGTGTAAAGGATGTATTTGATACAATTGAGGATGGTCAAGATATAACTATTGATGGGACTAAAGGAGATATATATAAAGGTCATACAAAAGTCTTGTAA